In Actinoplanes lobatus, the DNA window GCCGCCGCGGTGGCCAGGTCGTCGGCGTCGTAGACGAAGTCCCCCGGCCGCGGGCGGATCAGGACGTGCACCCCCTGCCACGGATGGCCGGCGTCCGGCACGGGCGAGGCGAGTTCCGCGAGGCCGGCCAGCGTCGTGTCCAGTAGCCCGGCCGACGGGGTCAGGCCGCCGACCTCGAGGGCCGCACACAGTTCGACCCGGTCGGCGCCGCACCGGTACGCGGTACGCGCGCCCTGGGCGGAGGTCACCGCGATCTCCAGAGCCGTCACAGTGGCCGCCTTTCACGAAGATCCGATGCCCAGCAGCCTAGTACCCATGCCGGTCAGGTGCGGCATTTGAGCAGGTCAGGGCAGGTTCAGCCGGCCAGCCAATCGGTTGCGGCCGCCAGATCGGACCGGGGGAAATGGCGCACCTCGCCGGGGATGGTCCGGCCGAAGACCGTCAGCGCACGGGTCACCCACTCGGCGTCGGCGACCAGCGCGATCCGCTCCCACAGCGAGTGGTGCCGCAGGGCCGTCCCGAGCCCGAATTTCAGGTCCTCCCAGAACGCCCCGGGCTGGAACCACCCGCAGTCGTCGTCGACGACCACCAGTAGACGGACCCGCCAGCCCTCCTTCAGCGCGGCCCGGGTCCGCGGGAGGAAGACCGTACGGTATTCCTCCCGCGTCACCGATCCGGCGAACCGGAAGCCCAGTACGGTCTCCGGCAGGTCCGGCAGAACCTCGATCATTACTTCTCCCCGGCCGCGACGACGTCCTTCTCGATCTCGTCGGTGTCGGCCTGCAACTCCCGGGTGGCGGTCTTCTCGGCATTGGCCATCGCCTGCTCCACCTTCGAGCCGATGTCCGCGACGGCGATCACGACCAGGCCGGCCTGGCCCTCGTCCAGGTATTCGCCCAGTTCCTTGAGGTCGTGCCGGCTCAGCCCGGCCGCGGCGTGACCGGCCAGCGCCCCGAGGGCCACGCCGCCGGCCGTGCTGGCCGCCAGCAGCCCGCCGCCGATCGCCGCGAACGGGAACAGCGCCACGACGAGCCCGGTGGCCAGGCCGAAGCCGCCGCCCACCACACCGCCCACACGGGTCGGCGTCTCGTGCTGTTTGACGATCGTGGTCTTGCCGTTCGCCTTGCGCTCGATGACCGCCGCGTCGTACGCGTCGATCAGGTTCGCTTTGCGGTGCAGCTCCTTCACCGCGTCGTAGTCGGCCCGCGCCTGGGCCACACTCGAGTACGCCCCGACATAGACCAGGAACGTGTCCACTGCCATCGCTGGCTCCCTTCCTACGGTTCTCCGCAGGATGCCGCGTTCCGGCGATGGCCCGCCTCACCCCGGGTAGATGAGAGATCCGGCCGGAGGAAACAATTCCTTGAAAATCTCGAAAAATGTACGAAAAAGAAGCCGTCACGCACCGTAGGAATGGTCGCCCCGAATGATCCGGGCCAGATACGACTCACTGCTCAGCTCGCCCGGGTCGTACCGCAGGCGCAGCTTGTGCGCGAACGCCCCCTCCATGATCGTCTGAAACATCTCCGGCTCGTACGGCCGCAGCATGACCGACCGCAGCGCGTGCGGCGGCGTCGCGTTGAGCCGTAGGCCGGCGTCCCACTCGGCCCGGAACCGGTCGTCGAAGTGCCACAGCATCTCGAAGACGTGGTGGTGCAGCAGCGGGTCGATCAGTTCGCCGCGCTTCTCCCACCACAGGAACGACGCGGCCCGCCACAGGTGCATGACGTAGCTGTCGGCACGGGCGGCCAGGAACCAGTTCGACAGGTAGGGACCGGTGTAGTCGAACGCGAAGACGCTCCCCTTGGCGAGCGCCCGGTCGACGTGCGGGCGCAGCGGCTCGGAGACGAGGCAGGTGGCGTCCACCCAGACTCCGCCGAACTTCTCCAGCAGCAGCATCCGCAGCAGTTCGGAGAAGTGCCCGTGATCGTCCTTCAGCGCGGCGGCCAGGTCCTCCGGCACGTCCACGTAGTTGCCGATGTCGTCCCGGGACAGCGCGTGCACGCCCGGGTTGTGTGCCCGCAGCGCCGCGAGGCAGGCCCGGACCACCGGCGGCGCGGCGTCGAAGCCCTGCGCCCAGTACACGAAGATCGGCTGGTCGAAGCGGCTGCGCACCGGGCGGTCCAGCCGCTGCGCCGCCTGCGTACGGATCTGCCCGAGGTGCCCGGCCAGGAAGATCCCCAGCTCCCGGCGCGCGCCGAAGGCCGGTACGTCGGAGTCCAGCACGGCCGGCCCGTCGAACGGCAGCTCGGTGTCGTGGACCAGGGCCGCCGCCGAGGCGCGCCGGCTGTCGTCCCGGCGCCGGAGCCGGTCGTACGCGGCGGCCAGCGCGTACCCCCGCTCGAAGTCCTCCGGGCTCTTCGCCGCCGCGCTGCGCAGCAGTTGCTCGGCCGCCGCCCAGCGTCTCCCGGCCAGCGCGATCAGGCCCAGCCGGTACGCCGCCTCGCCGTCCGGATCGCCGGCCTTGACCACCCGGCGCAGTTCGGTGCCGGCGGCCGTCAGGTCGTCCTCGGCCAGCGCGATCCGGGCGAGCGCCGGCGGATCGTCCCCCGCGGACGATCGCAGGAACGCCGCCTCCCCGGCGGTGAGCCGGGGCAGACCACTGGCCGGGGCTGTGGGCAGCAGCGTCCGGCGTGACGGCGACGCGTCCGGCTCGCCGGTCCACTCGTAGGTGAACCAGGGGTCGTCCGGGGTCGAGCCGTCGAAGTGGGGCACCGGGGCGGCGGTCTCGGTGACCGCGTAGTGGTACCAGACGACCGCGCCCTGCCCGGCGGCCATGCCGGCGCACAGCCGGACGACCGCGTCCCGGGCGCCCGCCGGGACGGTGAAGGTCACGCTGATCCGGTGGTGCCCGTGTTCGTTGCGGGCGGGCGCCGAACGGGCCGGGGCGACGGCCGCCGCGTCGTCGGCCGTCCACTCGGCGGCCAGCCGCAGCGCGGACCGGTGCAGCCGGCCGCCGAGCGGCTCGGCGAGAAAGACCGAGACACTCGCCGTGTAGGTGCCGCCGGGCCGCAGGGTGATCCCGGCGGGCACCGCGAACGTGCCGTCGTCGCCGTCGGCCAGTCCGGTCACCCGCAGGCCGGTCACGCCGGGCCGGCCGGGCACCTCGACGGCCTCGGCCGTGGCGGCGGAGACCGGCACGGCCGCCGGATCGCCGCGGAATCCCGGATCCGGCACCAGGTTGAGCACGGACGGCGGGGCCGGGGCCGGTTCGGGTAGCGGTGGCGGCGGGGTGAGCCGGAACGCGGCCCGGAACCGGGTCAGCATGCTCTGGTCGGTGGGTGCGGTCGCCGTCATCGATGTCCCTTCGCAGCGTGCCGCCGCAGTTTAGTCGGACATCCGACGCAGTCCGGCAGCCCGCGGGATCCCCGTCCTATATCGGCAGCACCACCCCGGACGGCCGGTTCCCCACGCAGGTCACCGTCATCCGGTAGCGCGCCAGGCCACCGGCGAAGACCACGACCGCGGTGAACGACGGGCCCCGGTCGACCCGCTCCACGGTGAATCCGGGCCGCGGCTCCCAGGACAGCAGCTCGGCGCCCGCCGGGACGCACCGGGCCAGCACCGACCCGCCCGGCGACTCCAGCCGGGTGCTCTGCGGTTCGCCCGGCCCGGACGGTTCGACAACGGTCACGCTCGGTTGCGGACCGGGCTCCGACGGTGCTCCCGAGCCGTCCGGTCCGGCCGGCAGACTGGGCCAGACGGGCTGGCCGCTACTGGTCACCGCCGCTTTCGTGGGCCGGGTGGCGGATTCGGCGGGGCGCGTGACGGCCGGGCCACCGGCGCCGCTTCTGGTCACTCCGGGTGAGGCGGCGGGCGGAGCGGCCACGCCGGGCACGCCGGCCGGGCCGCCCTCGCGCCCGGTGAGCAGCATCGGCACGGCGGCGAGCAGGGCCACGGCCAGGGCGCCGACCAGGAGCCGGGCACGCTTCAGACCCCATTTCGGTACGGGTGGGACAGGCGCCGTCCACTCGTCCACGGGTGGCTCGGCCCGCCGGGTGACCTCGTCGAGGACGTCCTGGGAATCGGGTGCGGGTCCCCGTACCTCCTCGGTCTTCGGCACGCCGGCGGCCTCGGCCGCGTCGCCCAGAACGCCCGCCACGTCGGCCGCGTCCGGGCGTTCGGACGGCTCCTTGGCCAGGCAGCGGCCGACCAGGTCGATGATCTCGGCAGGCACGCCGGGCAGCTCGGGCAGCGGCATCGGCTCCTGGTAGACGTGCGCCTCGAGCATCTGGGTGGTGGTCTCCACACTCCACGGCGCGCCCCCGGTGAGCAGCCGGTAGAGCAGCACGCCGAGCGCGTAGACGTCCGAGGCGGGCTCGATCGCGCCGCCGGTGAGCCGCTCCGGCGCCAGGTAGGCGGGCGTGCCGAGCAGGGCGTCCTCGGGCGAGGCGGGCCCGGCCACGGCGGCGATGCCGAAGTCCACCACCTTGGCGCCGGCCGGGGTGACCATGATGTTGGCGAGCTTGACGTCCCGGTGCACGAGCCCGTCGGCGTGCGCGACGGCCAGCGCGGTGGCCACCTCGCCGCAGATCCGGAAGACCGTGCGCGGTGGCACGCGGCCGCGCGACACCCGCTGTTGCAGGGTCGGCCCGTTGATCAACTCCATCACCACATAGGGGACCGGCTGCCCGTTCTCCTCGCATTCCCCGAAGTCGTAGATCTGCGCGATGTTCGGGTGCGAGAGGGTCGCCGCCGCCCGCGCCTCGTGCAGGATCCGCAGCCCGAACCGGGGGTCGCCGGCATAACGCCCGGCCAGCACCTTCACCGCGACCGGGCGGTTCAGCACCTCGTCCAGGGCGTGCCAGACAACGGCCATGCCGCCGCGGCCGAGTTCATTGATCAGCCGATACCGGCCACCGAGTTTCCGCTCCACCTCCACCCGAGGCAGTCTGCCGAAATGCTCGGGAATTCGCACATCCGAGCCGCGTTTCGAATGCCATTCACCTTTCACATTCGGATATCGTTCGGGCATGGCGGTCTCCACGGCGGACAGAATTCTCGGCCGGGTTCTCGGGCAGACTCCGGCGCTCCATTCGTATTCGATCTCCGAAGTACGCACGCCGATGCGCGACGGCGCCGAACTGATCGGTGATCATTTCGCGCCGGATTCCGCCGGCGCCCGGGGGACGGTGCTCATCCGTACGCCGTACGACCGCGGCTTCCCCACCTCGGCGCTCAACGGGCGGCTGCTGGCCGCCCGCGGCTACCACGTGCTGGTGCAGAGCGTGCGCGGCACGTTCGGCTCGGGCGGCGGGTTCCGGCCGATGGCCCAGGAGACCGAGGACGGTCAGGACACCGTCGCGTGGCTGCGCGGACAGTCCTGGTTCGACGGGCGGCTGGCCACCCTCGGCGCCTCCTACCTCGGGTGGACGCAGTGGACGCTGTTGCAGGACCCGCCGCCCGAGCTGCGCGCCGCGGTGATCTACGTGGCGCCGCACGACTTCCGCGACGCGGTGTGGGGCACCGGGGCGTTCACCCTGGGCGACTTCCTCGGGTGGAGCGACCAGATCGCCCACCAGGAGGACGGCGGTGAACTGCGGCGACTGCTCACGATGGCGTGGGCGCCCCGCCGGGTGGCGCCCGGCCTCACCGGGCTGCCGCTGCCGCACGCCGCGGTGCCGGTCCTGCGCGGACGCGCACCTTGGTACCGGGAGTGGCTGTCCCACCCGGACGGCGACGACCCGTGGTGGGAGCCGTACCGGGCCGGCGCCGCCCTGGCGAAGGCGGACGTGCCGGTGCTGCTGATCGGCGGGTGGCAGGACCTGTTCCTCGACCAGACCCTCCAGCAATACACCGCCCTCGCCACCCGCGGCACCGACGTGGCCCTCACGGTCGGCCCGTGGACGCACTTCCAGGTCGCCACCCGGGCCGCCGGCCTGGTCGCCCGGGAGAGCGTGGCCTGGCTCGACCAGCACCTCGCCGGTGGGCCGGCCGCCCGGAGACAACCGGTCCGGGTCTACCGCACCGGGCAGGACGCCTGGCACGAGATGCCGTCCTGGCCGCCGCCGGCCGAGCCGGTCGCCTTCCACCCGCGCGCCGACCGTGGCCTCACCACAGCGGCGCCCGAACGGCCGGAGGGCAATGCGGCGTTCACCTACGACCCGGCCGACCCGACCCCCTCGGTCGGCGGGCGAACCGTGACCGGGGCGGCCGGGATCCGCGACAACCGGCGGCTGGAGCGCCGTTCCGACGTGCTGACCTTCACCACCGAGCCGCTGCCGACCGCGGTCGACGTGATCGGCTCACCCGTCGTGGAGCTGGCGGTCGCGCTGGACAACCCGTACGGCGACGTCTTCGCCCGGATCTGCGACGTCGACGAGCGGGGGCGATCGCTCAACATCACCGACCGGCACCTGCGCCTCGACCCGGCGACGCCGGCCGGGCAGGTCCAGCAGGTCACCCTGACCCTGGATCCGTGCTTCCACCGGCTCCGGGCCGGTCACCGGCTGCGGTTGCAGATCTCCGGCGGCGCGTTCCCCCGGTTCGCCCGCAACCTGGGCACGCCCGGCGCTCCGGCCGAGGGCCGCCACATGGCCCCCTGTCTGCACACCGTCCACCTGGCCGGCACCCGGCTGCTGATCCCGGTCACCGCCCGGCCGTAGGGTCGCCTGCATGACCGACACCTGGCGGCATCTGCCCGCACCGGCCCGCCCGATCGCCGCCACGGCCACCGCCGCCGTCGCCGCGGTCGCCGCGAAGGACACGACGGCCCTGGACGACGCGGTGGCCGCCCTGGCCGGGCTCGATCCGGCGCAGAGCGGACTGGTCCTCGGCACCGCGGTGCGCCTGCTGCTCGAGGACGGTCATCCGGACGGGCTCACCGCCGACGACGTACGGGCCGCGCTGACGAGCTGTGTCCGGTCCTGGCCCGGGCAGGCCGACCCGCAGGTGCTGCTCTGGCTGCTGGCCGGGGCGCTCGGGGTGCTGGACGAGGACGGGACACCGCCCCCGAAACCGGACGCGCTGGCCCGCAACGCCGCCCTGCTGCTCGCCGACCTGCTGGCCGGCCGTCCACTCGCCCCGTGGTGGACCGCGACCCTCGCCGAGATCGAGAGGGCCCAGCTCAACGATTAACTTTTTGCGCAAACGGCAAGTTCGGCTCTACCCTCGCCGCCATCGTCTCCGAGATCTGAAAGAAGTCGATGACAGCAGTAGTGACCGAAAGCGCCGAATCATCCGGGCGGATGTCCCACCGCGAGGTGATCCAGGCACTGTCCGGCCTGATGCTGGGCATGTTCGTCAGCATCCTGGCCTCCACCGTCGTCGCCAACGCCCTGCCCCGGATCATCGCCGACCTGAACGGCAGCCAGTCCGTCTACACCTGGATCGTCACGGCCGAGCTGCTCGCCATGACGGCCACCGTCCCGCTCTGGGGCAAGATGGCCGACCTCTACAGCAAGAAGCTGCTGATCCAGCTCTCGCTCGGCCTGTTCGTGGCCGGCTCGGTGATCGCCGGTCTCACCCCGAACGTCGAGATCCTGCTGGTCAGCCGGGTCATCCAGGGCATCGGCGCGGGCGGCATGAGCGCCCTCGCGATGATCGTGATGGCCGCCATGATCCCGCCGCGCGAGCTGGGCCGCTACTCCGGCATGTTCGGCGCGGTCTTCGGCGTCGCCACCATCGCCGGCCCGCTGATCGGCGGCGTCCTGGTGGACACCTCGTGGCTCGGCTGGCGCTGGTGCTTCCTGATCGGCGTGCCGTTCTCGCTGATCGCGATCGCGCTGCTCCAGAAGACGCTGCACCTGCCGGTGTCCCGTCGGCAGGTCAGCATCGACTGGCTGGGCGCGCTGCTGATCACGGCCGGGGTCAGCACACTGCTGATCTGGTCCACGCTGGCCGGCAACCGGTTCGACTGGGCGTCCTGGCAGACCGGGGCGATGGTCGCCGGTGGGCTGGCGATCCTCGCGCTGGCGGTACTGGTGGAGTCACGGGCCAAGGAGCCGATCATCCCGCTCGGCATCTTCCGGCACCGTACGGTCACCCTGGCCATCGTCGCCAGCGTGCTCGTGGGTGTGGCGATGTTCGGCGGCACCGTCTTCCTCTCCCAGTACTTCCAGGTGTCGCTCGGCAAGTCGCCGACCGTCGCCGGCCTGATGGGCCTGCCGATGGTCTTCGGCCTGCTGGTGTCGTCCACCGTGGCCGGCGGGCTGATCACCAAGTTCGGGAAGTGGAAGATCTACCTGGTCGCCGGCTCGATCGTGATGACCGCCGGCATGCTGCTGCTGAGCACCATCGACGCGCACACCGGCGTGCCGGTCATCTCCGCCTTCATGGCGGTCCTCGGCATCGGTGTCGGCATGCTGATGCAGAACCTGGTGCTGGCCGCGCAGAACGACGTGCCCGCCGCCGAGCTCGGCGCCACCACCTCGGCGCTGACCTTCTTCCGGAGCATGGGCGGTTCGATCGGGGTGAGCGCCCTCGGTGCGGTGCTGACCCACCGGGTCACCACGCTCTTCACCGAGAAGTTCGGCGCCGCGGCCTCCGGCAGCGGCGAGGTGCCCGACCTGAAGACGCTGCCGCCGCAGGTCAAGGCCGTGATCGCCGAGATCTACGGTACGGCCACCGCCGACCTGTTCCTGGTCGGTGCCCCGATCGCGTTCCTCGCCGTGATCGCGGTCCTCTTCATCAAGGAGAAGCCGCTCTCCACCCTGAGCGGGGACGAGCGGCTGAAGCAGGAATCCGCCCCGCACTAGCCGCCCACCGGTGGGGGCCGTCCGCGATCGGCCGGCCCTCCCCGGACGGGTGAAATCAGGACGGGCGCAGGCCCACCGAGGTCCGCGGGCTCGGCGGCTCGGCACAGCCCAGCAGGCCGACCAGCCCGGAGACCCACAGCTGCCGGTAGACGGTGGCGCTCGGGTGGCTGACCACCAGCTTCACGCCGCTCGCCGCGGCCGTGTGGAAGCAGGCGACCAGGATGCCGATCCCGATGCTGTCGATCAGCATCACCCGTTGCAGGTCCAGGCAGATCCGGCTCGGCGTCATACCGGTCAGGACGTCGTTCACCGCGTCCCGCATGACGTGTGCGTTATCCAGATCGATCTCGCCGCTAGGTGCGATCTCGACGGTGCCGTCAGCCAGCTGGCGGGTCGTGATCGGCAGATACACAGCTGCCCTCTTTCTGGCGCACAGCCGGGGCTGACGCCGACATGCCGCGGGACACTCGGTGCGCCGGCCGGAGAAGGGCCGTGCGCTGGAGGCGATCATTGGAGGACGCCGACCGGAACCCGCGTACCTTCAACAATCCGCTGGTCTGCAAGTTACGCCACGTAGGCGCGGAACGCCAGAGTAGTTCATATGGCCGGAATGCGCTGGAACGGCCGCCGCGTGGCGGCCACGTTGACTGTCCACTGACTCGGACCGAAACTCACCGTATGCGTTGGAGCTCCGGCCGGAATGGTTGACGCCCTTCCGCGCGCCACGCCGGCGCCGGGATCCGTCTACCTCGACAGTGTCGACGGTGAGCGTGCCCGCGAGGTCCTGAATCGTTTCTACCACCCTTCGCCGATCGGGGCCGATCTCGAACTGGACGCCGAGGTGATCCAACTCGGACCGCTCACCGTGGGTCACCTCACGTTCGCCCGTAGCGCAACTCTGGAGGTCGCCGAGGCCGGCGCGTACCACGTCACGCTGCCCACGGCGGGGCTCGTACGGATGCGGCGCGGCGGGCGGGAACTGACCGCGACCCCGGCCACGGCGCTGGCGTTCCGCCCCGGGGACCGGATCCGCCTGCGGCACGAGCCGAACAGCGCGGAGCTGGGCGTACGGATCGAGAGCTGGGCCCTGGAGGCGGAACTCGCCGGGCTGCTGGGTCACCCGATCGAGGGACCGATCGACCTGCCGCCCGCGTTCGACCTGACCGAGGGGCCGGCGCACAGCTGGAGCCGGCTCATCCGGCTGCTCCGCGACGAGCTGGAGCACGAGAGCAGCCTGATCTACGAGCCGGTCATCGCCGAGCAGCTGTGCGGCAGCGTGCTCAGCGGGCTGCTGCTCAGCGTCCCGCACCGGTACCACGACGAGCTGGTGGCGCCGCCCGCCGCCGGACCACCCCGGCCGATCCGCCGGGCCATGGCGGCGATCACCGACGAGCCGGAGCACGCCTTCACGGTCGGCGAACTGGCCGCCATCGCCGGGATCAGCGTCCGCTCGCTCCAGTCCGGGTTCCGGCGGCACGTCGGCTGCGCGCCGCGGGCCTACCTCCAGGACGTCCGGCTCACCCGGGCGCACGAGGCGCTGCGGCACGGCGATCCGGCCGCCGTCACGGTGGCCGAGGTGGCGCACCGCTGGGGGTTCGCCCATCTCGGCCGGTTCGCGTCGGCGTACCGGAAGCGTTTCGGCGTCTCGCCGTCGGAGACCCTGCGGTCCGGGAACACCTGATCGGGTGTCACTCCCCGGGGTCGCAGCGGCGCGGCTGTGGCACCCCCCCGGTGCTCCGTGGCGCCGCGGCGGCCCCGAACAGGTGACCCCGCAGCGGTGTCCAGTCGCTCCAGGCCGCCAGGCGCGGCGGCACCGTGGCCACCTCACCGTCTCCGGCCCGGCACTGCTGCCGCAGGAACGCGACCACACGCTCGGCGGCCGCCTCACCGTTCTCGGCCAGGCTCCGCAGCACCCGGGGATCGGCCGTCTCCACGTCGCGCAGCAG includes these proteins:
- a CDS encoding SpoIIAA family protein, with product MIEVLPDLPETVLGFRFAGSVTREEYRTVFLPRTRAALKEGWRVRLLVVVDDDCGWFQPGAFWEDLKFGLGTALRHHSLWERIALVADAEWVTRALTVFGRTIPGEVRHFPRSDLAAATDWLAG
- a CDS encoding capsular polysaccharide synthesis protein, producing MTATAPTDQSMLTRFRAAFRLTPPPPLPEPAPAPPSVLNLVPDPGFRGDPAAVPVSAATAEAVEVPGRPGVTGLRVTGLADGDDGTFAVPAGITLRPGGTYTASVSVFLAEPLGGRLHRSALRLAAEWTADDAAAVAPARSAPARNEHGHHRISVTFTVPAGARDAVVRLCAGMAAGQGAVVWYHYAVTETAAPVPHFDGSTPDDPWFTYEWTGEPDASPSRRTLLPTAPASGLPRLTAGEAAFLRSSAGDDPPALARIALAEDDLTAAGTELRRVVKAGDPDGEAAYRLGLIALAGRRWAAAEQLLRSAAAKSPEDFERGYALAAAYDRLRRRDDSRRASAAALVHDTELPFDGPAVLDSDVPAFGARRELGIFLAGHLGQIRTQAAQRLDRPVRSRFDQPIFVYWAQGFDAAPPVVRACLAALRAHNPGVHALSRDDIGNYVDVPEDLAAALKDDHGHFSELLRMLLLEKFGGVWVDATCLVSEPLRPHVDRALAKGSVFAFDYTGPYLSNWFLAARADSYVMHLWRAASFLWWEKRGELIDPLLHHHVFEMLWHFDDRFRAEWDAGLRLNATPPHALRSVMLRPYEPEMFQTIMEGAFAHKLRLRYDPGELSSESYLARIIRGDHSYGA
- a CDS encoding serine/threonine-protein kinase translates to MEVERKLGGRYRLINELGRGGMAVVWHALDEVLNRPVAVKVLAGRYAGDPRFGLRILHEARAAATLSHPNIAQIYDFGECEENGQPVPYVVMELINGPTLQQRVSRGRVPPRTVFRICGEVATALAVAHADGLVHRDVKLANIMVTPAGAKVVDFGIAAVAGPASPEDALLGTPAYLAPERLTGGAIEPASDVYALGVLLYRLLTGGAPWSVETTTQMLEAHVYQEPMPLPELPGVPAEIIDLVGRCLAKEPSERPDAADVAGVLGDAAEAAGVPKTEEVRGPAPDSQDVLDEVTRRAEPPVDEWTAPVPPVPKWGLKRARLLVGALAVALLAAVPMLLTGREGGPAGVPGVAAPPAASPGVTRSGAGGPAVTRPAESATRPTKAAVTSSGQPVWPSLPAGPDGSGAPSEPGPQPSVTVVEPSGPGEPQSTRLESPGGSVLARCVPAGAELLSWEPRPGFTVERVDRGPSFTAVVVFAGGLARYRMTVTCVGNRPSGVVLPI
- a CDS encoding CocE/NonD family hydrolase, encoding MAVSTADRILGRVLGQTPALHSYSISEVRTPMRDGAELIGDHFAPDSAGARGTVLIRTPYDRGFPTSALNGRLLAARGYHVLVQSVRGTFGSGGGFRPMAQETEDGQDTVAWLRGQSWFDGRLATLGASYLGWTQWTLLQDPPPELRAAVIYVAPHDFRDAVWGTGAFTLGDFLGWSDQIAHQEDGGELRRLLTMAWAPRRVAPGLTGLPLPHAAVPVLRGRAPWYREWLSHPDGDDPWWEPYRAGAALAKADVPVLLIGGWQDLFLDQTLQQYTALATRGTDVALTVGPWTHFQVATRAAGLVARESVAWLDQHLAGGPAARRQPVRVYRTGQDAWHEMPSWPPPAEPVAFHPRADRGLTTAAPERPEGNAAFTYDPADPTPSVGGRTVTGAAGIRDNRRLERRSDVLTFTTEPLPTAVDVIGSPVVELAVALDNPYGDVFARICDVDERGRSLNITDRHLRLDPATPAGQVQQVTLTLDPCFHRLRAGHRLRLQISGGAFPRFARNLGTPGAPAEGRHMAPCLHTVHLAGTRLLIPVTARP
- a CDS encoding MDR family MFS transporter, which codes for MSHREVIQALSGLMLGMFVSILASTVVANALPRIIADLNGSQSVYTWIVTAELLAMTATVPLWGKMADLYSKKLLIQLSLGLFVAGSVIAGLTPNVEILLVSRVIQGIGAGGMSALAMIVMAAMIPPRELGRYSGMFGAVFGVATIAGPLIGGVLVDTSWLGWRWCFLIGVPFSLIAIALLQKTLHLPVSRRQVSIDWLGALLITAGVSTLLIWSTLAGNRFDWASWQTGAMVAGGLAILALAVLVESRAKEPIIPLGIFRHRTVTLAIVASVLVGVAMFGGTVFLSQYFQVSLGKSPTVAGLMGLPMVFGLLVSSTVAGGLITKFGKWKIYLVAGSIVMTAGMLLLSTIDAHTGVPVISAFMAVLGIGVGMLMQNLVLAAQNDVPAAELGATTSALTFFRSMGGSIGVSALGAVLTHRVTTLFTEKFGAAASGSGEVPDLKTLPPQVKAVIAEIYGTATADLFLVGAPIAFLAVIAVLFIKEKPLSTLSGDERLKQESAPH
- a CDS encoding STAS domain-containing protein, producing MYLPITTRQLADGTVEIAPSGEIDLDNAHVMRDAVNDVLTGMTPSRICLDLQRVMLIDSIGIGILVACFHTAAASGVKLVVSHPSATVYRQLWVSGLVGLLGCAEPPSPRTSVGLRPS
- a CDS encoding helix-turn-helix transcriptional regulator; this translates as MVDALPRATPAPGSVYLDSVDGERAREVLNRFYHPSPIGADLELDAEVIQLGPLTVGHLTFARSATLEVAEAGAYHVTLPTAGLVRMRRGGRELTATPATALAFRPGDRIRLRHEPNSAELGVRIESWALEAELAGLLGHPIEGPIDLPPAFDLTEGPAHSWSRLIRLLRDELEHESSLIYEPVIAEQLCGSVLSGLLLSVPHRYHDELVAPPAAGPPRPIRRAMAAITDEPEHAFTVGELAAIAGISVRSLQSGFRRHVGCAPRAYLQDVRLTRAHEALRHGDPAAVTVAEVAHRWGFAHLGRFASAYRKRFGVSPSETLRSGNT